The Streptomyces armeniacus genomic interval AGCACGACACTTAGCTTCCGAACATCGTTCATTCATTGTGAACACGGACCCGGGAGCCGCGCCGTGAAGAAGCTCATCAACTCACCCGAGACGGTCCTGGACGACGCCCTGTCCGGGATGGCGGCTGCCCACCCCGGGCTCCGCGTCGACACGGAGGCGCGGGTGATCACCCGCGCCTCCGGCACCCGGCCCGGGAAGGTCGCCGTGGTCTCCGGCGGCGGATCCGGGCACGAGCCGCTGCACGGCGGCTTCGTCGGCGCGGGCATGCTCGCCGCCGCCTGTCCCGGCGAGGTGTTCACCTCCCCCGTCCCGGACCAGATCGTCGCCGCCGCACGGGCCGCGGACGCCGGAGCGGGCGTGCTGTTCGTGGTGAAGAACTACACCGGAGACGTCCTCAACTTCCAGGTCGCCGCCGAACTCGCGGAGGACGACGGCATCCGCGTCGAGACCGTCCTCGTCGACGACGACGTGGCCGTACGGGACTCCACCCACACGGCCGGACGGCGCGGCACCGGAGCCACCCTGTTCGTCGAGAAGATCGCCGGCGCGCTGGCCGAGCAGGGCGCCGACCTGGCGGCCGTCGCGAAGGCCGCGCGCGCGGTGAACGGCGCTTCCCGCTCGTTCGCCGTCGCCCTCACCTCCTGTACAACGCCCGCCGCCGGCCGTCCCGGCTTCGAACTCCCCGACGACGAGATCGAGGTGGGCGTCGGTATCCACGGCGAACCGGGCCGGCGGCGCGAGAAGATGCGCCCCGCGCGCGAGATCGTGGCGACCGCCCTGGACGCCGTCCTCGAGGACCAGCCGCTCGCCGCGGGCGACGAGACGCTCGTCCTCGTCAACGGGCTCGGCGGGACGCCGCTGATCGAGCTGTACGTCGTCTACAAGGAGGTGGCGGACGCCCTCGCCGAGCGCGGGGTGCGGATCGCCCGCCGTCTGGTGGGCAATTACGTCACCAGCCTGGACATGGCCGGAGTTTCGCTCACCCTGTGCAGGACGGATACCGACATGCTGGCCCTGTGGGACGCGCCGGTGGACACGCCTGCCCTGCACTGGGGCTGATCCGCCGTACCGGCGGCAGCCGGCACCTCGACCGGAGCCGTACCGGCCGGGAGCGCACCGGTCACAAGCCGGGAGCGTGCCCGACGTGGGCAACCAACCGTCGGGCACGCTCCCACCCACCCTCAACCGCCCTGCCACACAAAGGAGATCCGGTGGACATCTCCCTCGCCCGCAGCTGGGTGCAGGCCGTCGCCGCAGCCGTCGACGAACAGAAGGACCAGCTCACGCAGCTCGACTCGGCCATCGGCGACGCCGACCACGGCGCGAACATGCACCGCGGCTTCTCCGCCGTCCTCGACGTGCTGGACGGGCAGGAACCCGCCACTGTCGGCGACGTACTCGTCAAGACGGGCAGCACGCTGGTGTCCAAGGTGGGCGGCGCCTCCGGGCCGCTGTACGGCAGCGTCTTCCGCGCCATCGGCAAGAAACTGGACGAGCCCACGGCAGGCACCCGGGAGTTCGCCGACGCGCTCGCCGCCGGGCTGGAGAACCTGCAGCGGCTCGGCGCGGCGGCACCGGGCGACAAGACGATGGTCGACGCGTACGGGCCCGCGCTGGAGGCGTTCCTGCGGATCGCCGACGCGGACGGCGGTTTCGCGGAGGCGGCCGCCGCGGCCGCCGACGCAGCGGAGGAGGGCATGCGCGCGACCACGCCGCTCCAGGCGCGCAAGGGGCGGGCGTCGTACCTCGGCACGCGCAGCGTGGGGCACCAGGACCCGGGCGCGACGTCCACCGCGCTGGTGTTCCGTGCCCTCGCGGACACGGCGGCCGCGGCGGCCGCGCAGTGACGCCCGCCCAGCGACCGCCGGGCGAGCACCGTACGGAGGGCATCGCGCACCGTACGGAGGCCGCGGACCGTACGGCCGGAGGGGACCGTACGGAGTCGGCCGCGGACCGTACGGCGGCCGGGAGCCGTACGGAGGCGGCGCCCCGTATGCCGGCCCCCCGTACGCCGTCCCGCGTGGCCGCCGTACGGTGCGGCTTCGCCGGGAAGCCCGCCGCGGACGGTACGGCGCTGGGCATCCTGCACCGTACGGACCGGCCGCTGGCACGGCCCGAGCCGGCGGCGGAGCCGGCCGAGACGGCGGAGCGGCGCGTCACGGAGGCGTTCGACGCCGTCGCCGACCGGCTGCTCGGCCTGTCCGCGTCACTGCGCGCCGACGGGAAAGAGGACCAGGCGGACATCATGGAGGTGACCGCCCTCCTCGCACAGGACCCCGACCTGCGGTCCCGCGCCGTCGCCGGCGCCCGGCGCGGCACGGCCGCGGCGGCCGCCGTACGGGAGGCGGCCGAGGCGTACGCCACGGTCATCGGCTCGCTCAGCGACCCGACGCTCGCCGAACGCGCCACCGACGTACGCCAGGTCGGCCGCCGCGTACTCGCCGAACTGTCCGGCAGTACGCTGCCGCCGCCCGGCCAGCCGCTGGTCCTGGTGGCGCACGAGATCGGCGCGGCCGACCTGCTCGAACCGGGCCGTACGGTCGTCGCCGCGGCCTCCGTCACCGGCGGGCCCAACGGGCATGCCGCGATCGTGGCCCGCTCCCTGGGCATCCCGCTGCTGCTTGACGTCGATCCGGCGCTCACCGAACTCCCCGACGGGGAGCAGCTGCTGGTCGACGCCTCCGCGTCGCTCGCCGTCAGCCGCCCAGAACCGTCCGAGCGGGCCGCCGCGCTCGCCGCGATGGACGCCGCACGCGCCCGCCGCGAGGCGGTCGCCGCACAGCGGCACCTGCCGCCCGAGACGGTCGACGGCCACCGGATGGTGCTCAACGCCAACGTGGCCACCGCCGCCGAGGCCGGCGCCGCCCTGGAGGCGAACGCCGACGGCGTCGGGCTGCTCCGCACCGAACTCCCCTTCCTCACCGCCCGTTCCTGGCCGACGCGCGCACAGCACACCGCGGCACTCGCGCCCGTGCTGCGCAGGCTGGGCGGCGGAGCGGTCACCGTACGGACGCTGGACTTCGCGGACGACAAGCTGCCGCCGTTCCTCGTGGGGGAGCGCCCCGAGGGGCAGGCGCTGGGGCGCGGGCTGCCGCTGATGCTGGCGGCACCGGAGGCGTTCGGCGACCAGTTCCGCGCGCTGCTGGAGGCGGCCCGTACGGACGCGGGGCCGACCCGCAAGGACGCGGGACCAACGCGTAGAGACGCGGGGCCGAAGGCGGGCGGCGGCGCGGCACCGGACCTGCGCATCATGATCCCGATGGTCGCCGACGTCAGCGAACTCCACGCCTGCCGCGGCATCCTCTACCGCACCGCAGCCGAACTCGGCGTCGAGGCACCGCCGCTGGGCGTCATGGTCGAGCTCCCGGAGGCTGTCGCGGCTGCGGACGAACTGGCCCGCACGGCAGCGTTCCTGTCCATCGGCAGCAACGACCTCACCTGCCAGCTGCTGGGCCTGGACCGCCGCGACCCCTCCGCGACACCCGCGCTCGCGGCGCACCCACGGGTGCTGGAGGCGATCGGGCAGGTCGTCAACGCCGCCCGCAGGCACCACCGTTCGGTGTCGGTCTGCGGCGACGCTGCGGCGCACCCGCTGGTGACGCCGCTGCTGATCGGGCTGGGCGTGGACGCGCTGTCGGTGGCGTCGGGCGCGCTGGACGAGGTACGCGCCCGCGTACGCGGTCTCGCGCGGGACGACTGCGCCGCACTGGCGGCGGAGGCACTGACCCTGTCCACAGCCGAAGAGGTGTGGGCGCTGGTGCGGCGGGACTGCCCGTAAGAGCGGCCGCGGCCGCCGGCTGGTGAACGGACGGTCGAGTCGCTACCGGGGGCTTTCCCCACCCCCGTTCGGTGGCTTGCCGCATTACGGGCGGGCGGGGGCGTTCGTAGGTTGAGGGCATGACGAAGACGACCGCCGGCGCCGCGCTGGCACTGGCCCTGATCGCCGTGGCCGCGACGCTGTCCGGCTGCTCGATGGAGCAGGTCAGCGACGGGAAGGCGAAGCACAAGAGCTTCGCGCTGACCGGGCGGCAGCTGACCGTGGTCACCGGCGACAGCCGGCTGGAGCTGGTGCCCGTCGACCGCGAGGCGGACGCCGCCGGCACGCGGCAGCTCGATGTCACGCGCTGGTTCAAGGCGTCCAAGCTGAACGGAAAAGTGGGTGCCGACTGGGAGTTGGAGGGCGGCGACACCCTGCGGCTCAAGGTCACGTGCAAGGGCCTCATGGTGGACTGCAGCGCGCGGCACCGGGTCGAGGTGCCACGGGACGTGGCGGTGGACGTGCGGTCGCAGGACGGGCGGGTGAGCGCGAGCGGCTTCAGCACGCCGCTGTCGATACGTACGGCCGACGGGGACGTCGAGGTGCGCGGCGCGGGCGCGGACCTGAAGCTCCGTACGGCGGACGGGGACATACGGGCGGAAAAGCTGCGTTCGCGTTCGGTGTCGGCCCGTTCGCAGGACGGCTCGCTGACGCTGGGCTTCCGGGAGCCGCCGACCTCGGTCCGTACGGAGAGCCAGGACGGCAGCACGACCGTGACCGCGCCGCGCACGCCGTACCGCATACGTACGGACACGGCGGACGGCTCAGTGGACGTGTCGCTGCCGCGGCGGAAGTCCAGCCCGCGGAGCATCGAGGCGACGGCGCAGGACGGGAGCATCACGCTGCGCGGCTCGTAGGGGCACGGCTCGCAGGGGCACGGCTCGTAGGGGGCGCAGGGGCACAGCGCGTACGGGGGCATGGGTGGGACTTGGGCGTCGTCCGGGCAACGGGCCGCGGGCGCCCGGCCGTTCAGCCGTTCCCGGCCCGAGGGGCGGGCGCCGTGGTCCGTTCGGTACGCTCGTCGGCTTACGAAGGCAGACGCCGGAGGACGACGACGGAGGACGACGATGTCCGTGCCACCACCGCCGCGGCCGCACGGCGGCCAGGGCGGACCCGGCGGACCGGGTCCGTACGCGCAGCGCGGCTCGTACGGTCCCGCGCAGCCCGGACCGTACGGGCCGCCGCAGGGCGGTCACGGGCAGCAGGGGATGCCCGGCGGCCACGGACAGCACGGCGTGCACGGGCCGCACGGGCCATCGCACGGACCGTCGCACGGGCCATCGCACGGCCCGCCGCCGCCCGGCGGGCCGCCGCCGCGGGGGAACAACTCCGGGCGGCTGGCGGCCGTCGCCGTCGTGGCGGGCGTGCTGGCGCTGGCCATGGTCGCGTGGATCGTCTGGGAGGCGTACGACCCGTCCGACGGCTCGTCCGACCCCGCCGCGCCCCAACGGTCCTCCCCCGCCTCGGAGGAGACCATGGGCCCCGTCTACAAGCTGTCCCTTCCCGAGACCCTGCAGGGCGGCCGCTACAAGCTGTCCCGCGACCTGACCGAGAACACCGAACGGGACCGCCCGCGCGGCACCGACTTCGCCGATCAGCTGCAGGCGAAGGCCGGCCTGTACACGGCATCCGGTCCCGCCGCCGAGGGCGCGGAGGGCGGCGGGGACGAGTTCATCTTCCAGGGACTGAGTTCGACGGAGCCCGATCCGACGTTCCCGCGCTACGGAATGCTCGACGGCATGACCGACGACCCGGGCGTCCGTGTCGCCGTCGCGCGCCGGCTGTTCACCTTGGAGGGCGGCAAGCTCGCGTGCGAGGTGCACCGCAACTCGGCGCAGGGGGACGGTCAGCGTACGTTCCCGATGTGCTCCTGGATCGACCCGCACACGCAGGGCATCGTCATGGACAGCAGCCCCGCGACCCAGGGCATGGACCCGGCCGAGGTGGACCTCAAGGCGTTCGCGCGGAAGACCGCCAAGGTGCGCGACGAGGTCCGCGTACCGGCCGGCTGACCCCGGCGAGCGGGCGGCCCGCGGCGCGAGCGCGCGGCGGCCGGACGGCGACCGGACGGCGACCGGGTGACGGGCCGGAGCCGCGGGGCGCGGAATAACGGTCGGCGGCGCTCACTTCCGCTAGGTGTACGGGGGGCGCGCGTATGCGGCGCCCGACGTCACCTACCGAGGAGCAGACCATGGCCCTGAGCCGTGAAGAACGTGAGCAGTTCCTTGCCGAGCCGCACGTCGCCGCCCTGTCGGTGGACTCGGGGCAGCGGGGGCGGGCGCCGCTGACCGTCCCCGTCTGGTACCAGTACGCGCCCGGCGGCGACGTCTGGGTGCTGACCGGCCGCGACTCGCGCAAGGCCGAACTGATCGCCAAGGCGGGCCGGTTCACGCTGCTGGTCGACCGTCTGGAGCCGACCGTCCGCTACGTCTCCGTCGAGGGCGCCGTGATCGAGACGGCCGCCGGCACCCATGACGACCTGGTGGAGATCTCCTCCCGCTACCTGCCCGCCGACAAGGTCGACGGCTATGTCGCGCACATGGAGGCGGAGGAGGGCGACATGGTGGTCCTCCACATGCGCCCGCAGCGCTGGGTCAGCTCGGACCTCGGCGAGGTCTGAGCCGTACGGGCGCGGGCGTACGACCCGCCTACGGTCCTGGGCGTACGGCCCCGCGTACGGTCGCCGGCGCGCGGGGCGGCCGTACGGCGCGTACCGGCGGCGAGTCCGTTTCGTTCAAGACCGCGGGGCCGACGGGGGCGGAGGCTGGGCACATGGACACCAAGAAGCCCGACCTCACCGCCGCCACCGCCTTCATGACCACGCACGCCCGCCTCCTGGACCGGCGGCGCCTCGAACTGCTGCTCGGCCGCTGCACGCCGGACGCGGTGATCGCCGCCCTGGACGCGTACCGCAACCCCGACGGCGGCTACGGCTGGGGCCTCGAACCCGACCTGCGGGCGCGCGGCAGCCAGCCGGTCGCGGCGCTGCACGCGTTCGAACCGCTGGCGGAGTGCGGGCCGGAAACGTATCCGCAGGCGAAGGCGGTGTGCGACTGGCTGGAGTCGGTGGCGCTGCCGGACGGCGGCATGCCGTTCGCGCTGCCCATGGAGGGCCCGGACCTGGCGGGCGCGGCGCCGTTCTGGGCGGCGGCCGACCCGGCCGCGCCGTCGCTCCACATGACCGCGGTCGTGGCCGGCGCCGCCCACCGCGTGGGCCGCCACGACCCGGCCGTACGGGACCACCGCTGGCTGGCGCGGGCCACGGACTTCTGCCGGCGCGCGATCGCCGCGCTGGACGCGCCGCCGCACGCAATCGAGTTCCGCTTCGTCCTCGACCTGCTGGACACCCTGCACGGCACACACGACTGGGCCGGGCCCGAACTGGAGCGGCTGGCGGCGTGGCTGCCACACACGGGCCGCATGGCGGTCGAGGGCGGCGCGGAGGGCGAGTCGATGCGCCCGCTGGACTTCGCCCCGCTCCCGGACCGCCCGCTACGGCGCCTGATCGACGCCGAGGTGATCAGCGCGGAGCTGGACCGGCTGGCCGCGGGACAGCAGCACGACGGCGGCTGGGCGGTCGACTTCGCGGCGCAGTCACCGGCCGGGGCGCTGGAGTGGCGCGGCTACGCCACGGTGGGCGCGGTGACCGTGCTCCGCGCCAACGGCCGTCTCTAACGGGCCACTTACCGCCCAGGCGAGTGCTGCGGCGCCCGGTCACGGCACGCCCAGCAGGCGCAGCAGCGCCGCCGTGGCCGCCGCCGCCAGGACGACGACCACGAACGGCAGCCGCCGCCACGCCAGTACGCCGCCCATCGCGACCCCCGCCGGGCGCGCCACCCCGGCGGACTCCGCGCCCTCGCTCAGTGCCGTCGTCGCCACCAGGGCGACGAGCAGGACGACGGCGGAGGTCGTCATCAGCCGCTCGGCGCGCTCCGTCACGTGCAGCCGCGCCCGCAGCAGCGGCCCGGCGAACCGGAACGTGAACGTCCCGGCGGCCAGTACGGCGACCGCGCCCAGCACCAGGGCCGTGTGCGCGCTCATCGGACCGGCTCCTCTCGCCCGCACCCGGTACGGCCCGGCGCACCGGGTGCGTCCGGCTGTTCCGGCCCGTCCGGCTGTTCCGGCCCGTCCTGCTCACCCGGCCCGTCCTGCTC includes:
- the dhaK gene encoding dihydroxyacetone kinase subunit DhaK encodes the protein MKKLINSPETVLDDALSGMAAAHPGLRVDTEARVITRASGTRPGKVAVVSGGGSGHEPLHGGFVGAGMLAAACPGEVFTSPVPDQIVAAARAADAGAGVLFVVKNYTGDVLNFQVAAELAEDDGIRVETVLVDDDVAVRDSTHTAGRRGTGATLFVEKIAGALAEQGADLAAVAKAARAVNGASRSFAVALTSCTTPAAGRPGFELPDDEIEVGVGIHGEPGRRREKMRPAREIVATALDAVLEDQPLAAGDETLVLVNGLGGTPLIELYVVYKEVADALAERGVRIARRLVGNYVTSLDMAGVSLTLCRTDTDMLALWDAPVDTPALHWG
- the dhaL gene encoding dihydroxyacetone kinase subunit DhaL; translation: MDISLARSWVQAVAAAVDEQKDQLTQLDSAIGDADHGANMHRGFSAVLDVLDGQEPATVGDVLVKTGSTLVSKVGGASGPLYGSVFRAIGKKLDEPTAGTREFADALAAGLENLQRLGAAAPGDKTMVDAYGPALEAFLRIADADGGFAEAAAAAADAAEEGMRATTPLQARKGRASYLGTRSVGHQDPGATSTALVFRALADTAAAAAAQ
- a CDS encoding putative PEP-binding protein: MTPAQRPPGEHRTEGIAHRTEAADRTAGGDRTESAADRTAAGSRTEAAPRMPAPRTPSRVAAVRCGFAGKPAADGTALGILHRTDRPLARPEPAAEPAETAERRVTEAFDAVADRLLGLSASLRADGKEDQADIMEVTALLAQDPDLRSRAVAGARRGTAAAAAVREAAEAYATVIGSLSDPTLAERATDVRQVGRRVLAELSGSTLPPPGQPLVLVAHEIGAADLLEPGRTVVAAASVTGGPNGHAAIVARSLGIPLLLDVDPALTELPDGEQLLVDASASLAVSRPEPSERAAALAAMDAARARREAVAAQRHLPPETVDGHRMVLNANVATAAEAGAALEANADGVGLLRTELPFLTARSWPTRAQHTAALAPVLRRLGGGAVTVRTLDFADDKLPPFLVGERPEGQALGRGLPLMLAAPEAFGDQFRALLEAARTDAGPTRKDAGPTRRDAGPKAGGGAAPDLRIMIPMVADVSELHACRGILYRTAAELGVEAPPLGVMVELPEAVAAADELARTAAFLSIGSNDLTCQLLGLDRRDPSATPALAAHPRVLEAIGQVVNAARRHHRSVSVCGDAAAHPLVTPLLIGLGVDALSVASGALDEVRARVRGLARDDCAALAAEALTLSTAEEVWALVRRDCP
- a CDS encoding DUF4097 family beta strand repeat-containing protein, which gives rise to MTKTTAGAALALALIAVAATLSGCSMEQVSDGKAKHKSFALTGRQLTVVTGDSRLELVPVDREADAAGTRQLDVTRWFKASKLNGKVGADWELEGGDTLRLKVTCKGLMVDCSARHRVEVPRDVAVDVRSQDGRVSASGFSTPLSIRTADGDVEVRGAGADLKLRTADGDIRAEKLRSRSVSARSQDGSLTLGFREPPTSVRTESQDGSTTVTAPRTPYRIRTDTADGSVDVSLPRRKSSPRSIEATAQDGSITLRGS
- a CDS encoding pyridoxamine 5'-phosphate oxidase family protein, encoding MALSREEREQFLAEPHVAALSVDSGQRGRAPLTVPVWYQYAPGGDVWVLTGRDSRKAELIAKAGRFTLLVDRLEPTVRYVSVEGAVIETAAGTHDDLVEISSRYLPADKVDGYVAHMEAEEGDMVVLHMRPQRWVSSDLGEV
- a CDS encoding AzlD domain-containing protein, with the protein product MSAHTALVLGAVAVLAAGTFTFRFAGPLLRARLHVTERAERLMTTSAVVLLVALVATTALSEGAESAGVARPAGVAMGGVLAWRRLPFVVVVLAAAATAALLRLLGVP